A genomic stretch from Aedes albopictus strain Foshan chromosome 2, AalbF5, whole genome shotgun sequence includes:
- the LOC134287531 gene encoding uncharacterized protein LOC134287531 produces the protein MSTCSSFARIALRLSQIDEERAIQQREWALQKRAFELEKLELQMKYSLLQQRLSKRRNPSSHDKSAAKRQQIAVSCETEHSSEGKPSPDGSADINSFEEHNLLVNSTDRSRPSRLYGTQQQINGAFAYTMPIPNPEDVIVGKPIGLNEDCPMLSDPATIKEKNEIFSSQPSPNQLLATKLRSVRVRSISLVSSHVECSLSRHEHTLAQHLPHISSISPPSSVPLDMPDPAPPPAQPHLFVMKLRSSDCLLLNLQIMGSAFVNNTIARVYSTIDNIGEQRQCFGEAKQLSILDVGNCETIIIDRNSGQKLVNGNLVIVSKPFCLSSTCLVREQTDRFPKFARTTWMNNKRYSWKVSWEVLDTTTLCAAEVVNEGSAASSNMRKKESMNACTNAFSMYMYSSRVFPETSNKCELHFYAGVWYIESSMKVTSRTKQQGYTKVFFYTVFFYTVFFYTAFFTRFRELTRFFFTRIRELTRFFQLSRAKCLERNFYYKEEM, from the coding sequence ATGTCAACATGCAGCAGCTTTGCCCGCATTGCCCTTCGATTAAGTCAGATCGATGAAGAGCGCGCAATCCAGCAGCGCGAATGGGCATTGCAGAAAAGGGCATTCGAACTAGAGAAGCTGGAACTGCAAATGAAATATAGCCTGCTGCAACAACGGTTGTCAAAACGCAGAAATCCGTCCAGTCATGACAAGTCCGCAGCTAAGAGACAGCAAATTGCTGTAAGCTGTGAAACCGAGCATTCTTCCGAAGGTAAACCTTCTCCCGACGGGTCAGCTGATATTAACTCATTTGAAGAGCACAATTTGTTGGTCAATTCAACCGATCGCTCGCGACCCTCTCGACTGTATGGCACTCAGCAGCAGATTAACGGCGCGTTTGCCTATACTATGCCTATACCAAACCCAGAAGATGTTATTGTGGGCAAACCTATTGGATTGAATGAAGATTGCCCTATGCTCTCCGATCCTGCAACAATTAAGGAGAAAAATGAGATATTCTCCTCTCAGCCGAGTCCGAACCAACTTCTGGCGACAAAATTAAGGTCAGTCCGAGTGAGATCAATTTCACTTGTGTCTTCTCATGTTGAATGCTCACTGTCACGTCATGAGCACACGCTTGCTCAGCATTTGCCTCACATCAGTTCAATAAGCCCTCCATCGTCTGTACCGCTGGATATGCCTGACCCTGCCCCTCCTCCTGCGCAGCCACACTTGTTTGTGATGAAGCTTCGGTCATCGGATTGTTTACTTCTGAATTTACAAATAATGGGGAGTGCATTCGTCAACAATACTATAGCGCGTGTGTACTCCACCATCGACAACATCGGAGAGCAACGACAATGTTTTGGAGAAGCCAAGCAACTTTCCATACTGGACGTTGGGAACTGCGAAACGATCATTATCGACAGGAACAGCGGCCAGAAACTAGTCAACGGTAACCTAGTAATTGTGAGTAAACCGTTCTGCTTATCAAGCACTTGTCTGGTTCGGGAGCAGACAGATCGATTTCCGAAATTTGCTAGGACAACGTGGATGAACAacaaaaggtattcctggaaagtGAGTTGGGAAGTGTTGGACACTACAACGCTGTGCGCAGCTGAAGTTGTCAATGAAGGTTCAGCCGCGTCGTCGAATATGAGGAAAAAGGAATCAATGAATGCCTGTACAAATGCCTTCAGTATGTACATGTACTCTAGCAGAGTCTTCCCGGAAACGAGTAACAAGTGCGAACTCCACTTCTATGCTGGTGTGTGGTACATTGAATCAAGTATGAAAGTTACTTCTCGCACGAAGCAACAAgggtacactaaggtctttttttacacggtttttttttacacggtttttttttacacggctttttttacacggtttcgcgaattaacacggtttttttttacacggattcgcgaattaacacggttttttcaactttctcgcgctaagtgtctagaaaGGAACTTCTACTATAAGGAAGAAATGtga